One stretch of Desulfovibrio sp. TomC DNA includes these proteins:
- the rpsU gene encoding 30S ribosomal protein S21, whose amino-acid sequence MPGVYLDESDNFDVALRRFKKQVEKSGILSELKKRQHFEKPSVMRKKKKAAARKRLLKKMRKINMM is encoded by the coding sequence ATGCCCGGTGTCTATCTTGACGAATCCGACAACTTTGATGTGGCGCTTCGCCGCTTCAAGAAGCAGGTCGAAAAATCCGGGATTCTCTCCGAGCTGAAGAAACGTCAGCACTTTGAGAAACCCAGCGTCATGCGTAAGAAGAAAAAGGCCGCCGCCCGCAAACGGCTGCTTAAGAAAATGCGCAAAATCAATATGATGTAA